In a genomic window of Corvus moneduloides isolate bCorMon1 chromosome 17, bCorMon1.pri, whole genome shotgun sequence:
- the TTPAL gene encoding alpha-tocopherol transfer protein-like has product MSGDSDCTRTSPSAGSPSDNELLPDRPKYVCTLSPDLVTKAREELQEKPEWRLRDVQALRDMVCKDYPSLGTCLDDAFLLRFLRARKFDYDRALQLLVNYHTCRRTWPEVFSNLKPSAIKPVLESGFVTVLPHRDPQGRHVVCIRPDRWTPSNYPITENIRAIYLTLEKLIQSEETQVNGIVILADYKGVSLSKASHFGPFVAKKVIGILQDGFPIRIKAVNIINEPRIFKGIFAIIKPFLKEKIANRFFLHGCDLNSLHQNIPPVILPEEYGGTAGKLDISAWNELLLASEEDFLHDFSELVLQCDSSSHDLLVSGDADEKQCDDSLRGMKPQLYYCY; this is encoded by the exons ATGTCAGGAGACAGTGACTGCACCAGGACAAGTCCGTCAGCGGGGTCTCCATCGGACAATGAGCTCCTGCCAGACCGGCCAAAGTACGTTTGTACCCTGTCTCCTGATCTCGTTACCAAAGCCCGggaggagctccaggagaagcCTGAATGGAGGCTCCGTGATGTGCAGGCACTCCGAGATATGGTGTGCAAGGACTATCCTTCCCTGGGTACGTGCCTGGACGATGCTTTTTTGCTAAGGTTCCTCCGAGCCAGGAAGTTTGATTACGATCGAGCGCTTCAGCTCCTGGTGAACTACCACACCTGCAGGAGGACCTGGCCAGAGGTGTTCAGTAACCTGAAGCCATCTGCAATAAAGCCTGTCCTGGAGTCAGGCTTTGTCACTGTGCTGCCTCACCGGGACCCGCAGGGACGCCACGTTGTCTGCATCCGCCCAG ACAGATGGACACCCAGTAATTATCCGATTACTGAGAACATTCGTGCCATATACTTAACCTTAGAAAAACTCATTCAGTCCGAAGAGACCCAGGTGAATGGAATTGTAATCCTGGCAGACTACAAAGGAGTCAGCTTATCTAAGGCGTCTCATTTTGGTCCTTTTGTAGCCAAAAAAGTGATTGGAATTCTTCAG GATGGATTCCCCATTCGAATAAAGGCTGTTAACATAATAAATGAGCCTCGTATATTCAAAGGTATTTTTGCAATCATCAAgccttttctgaaggaaaagatcGCAAACAGG ttttttcttcatggCTGTGATCTGAATTCCCTTCACCAAAACATTCCTCCAGTGATCCTTCCTGAAGAGTACGGTGGTACTGCAGGCAAGCTGGACATCTCTGCCTGgaatgagctgctgctggcctcTGAAGAGGACTTCCTGCATGATTTCTCAGAGCTGGTGCTCCAGTGTGACAGCTCTTCCCACGACCTGCTAGTGAGTGGAGATGCTGATGAAAAGCAGTGTGATGATTCCCTGCGAGGGATGAAACCTCAGCTCTATTACTGTTACTAA